Proteins encoded by one window of Chryseobacterium foetidum:
- the fusA gene encoding elongation factor G, with the protein MGRDLKFTRNIGIAAHIDAGKTTTTERILFYTGVNHKIGEVHDGASTMDWMEQEAERGITITSAATTCSWNFPTDQGKALPETKPYHFNIIDTPGHVDFTVEVNRSLRVLDGLVFLFSAVDGVEPQSETNWRLADNYKVARMGFVNKMDRQGADFLNVVNQVKTMLGSNAVPIVLPIGAEEDFKGVVDLIKNRAIIWDEAGQGATFEVVPIPEDMKAEVLEYREKLVEAVSEYDETLMEKFFEDPDSITEEEINAALRAATIDLSIIPMTCGSSFKNKGVQFMLDAVCKYLPSPLDKDDIKGTDPRTDAEIFRKPDVKEPFAALAFKIATDPFVGRLAFFRAYSGRLDAGSYILNTRSGDKERISRIYQMHANKQNPVEYIEAGDIGAAVGFKSIKTGDTMCDEKNPIVLESMVFPDPVIGIAVEPKTKADQDKMGNALAKLAEEDPTFTVRTDEASGQTIISGMGELHLDIIVDRMRREFKVEVNQGQPQVEYKENLTKVASHREVYKKQSGGKGKFADIVFELGPAEEGKVGLEFINEIKGGNVPREFVPAIEKGFKAAMKNGPLAGFEVEGIKVTLKDGSFHAVDSDALSFELAAKLGFKEAGRAAKPVIMEPIMKLEVVTPEEYMGNIIGDLNKRRGTISGQEEKNGAVVIKGSVPLSEMFGYVTTLRTLSSGRATSSMELEKYQATPQNVAEDIIAKAKG; encoded by the coding sequence ATGGGTAGAGATCTTAAATTTACAAGAAATATTGGTATTGCTGCGCACATTGATGCCGGTAAAACTACCACTACAGAAAGGATTTTATTCTATACAGGAGTAAATCATAAAATTGGTGAGGTTCACGATGGTGCTTCTACAATGGACTGGATGGAGCAGGAAGCAGAAAGAGGTATTACTATTACTTCTGCTGCAACGACTTGTTCTTGGAATTTTCCAACAGACCAAGGTAAAGCTCTTCCTGAAACAAAACCTTACCACTTCAACATCATCGATACACCGGGACACGTTGACTTCACAGTAGAGGTAAACAGATCTTTGAGAGTATTGGATGGATTGGTATTCCTTTTCTCTGCAGTAGATGGAGTAGAGCCTCAGTCTGAAACAAACTGGAGACTTGCTGACAACTACAAAGTTGCAAGAATGGGATTCGTAAACAAAATGGACAGACAGGGTGCTGACTTCCTTAACGTGGTAAACCAGGTTAAGACAATGTTAGGATCAAACGCAGTTCCAATCGTTTTACCAATCGGTGCTGAAGAAGATTTCAAAGGTGTTGTTGACTTGATCAAAAACAGAGCGATCATCTGGGATGAGGCAGGACAAGGTGCTACTTTCGAGGTAGTTCCAATTCCTGAAGATATGAAAGCTGAAGTTCTGGAATACAGAGAGAAATTAGTAGAAGCTGTTTCTGAATATGACGAAACTTTGATGGAGAAATTCTTCGAAGATCCAGATTCAATTACAGAAGAAGAAATCAATGCTGCATTGAGAGCTGCTACTATCGATTTATCAATTATCCCAATGACTTGTGGTTCTTCTTTCAAAAATAAAGGAGTACAGTTTATGTTGGATGCAGTATGTAAATACTTGCCTTCTCCATTGGATAAAGATGATATCAAAGGTACAGACCCAAGAACTGACGCTGAGATCTTCAGAAAACCAGACGTAAAAGAGCCTTTCGCAGCTTTGGCATTTAAGATTGCTACCGATCCTTTCGTAGGAAGATTGGCATTCTTCAGAGCATACTCTGGAAGACTAGATGCAGGTTCTTATATTTTGAACACACGTTCAGGAGATAAAGAAAGAATCTCTAGAATCTATCAGATGCACGCTAACAAGCAAAATCCTGTAGAATATATTGAAGCTGGTGATATTGGTGCAGCGGTAGGTTTCAAATCTATCAAAACTGGTGATACAATGTGTGACGAGAAAAATCCAATCGTTCTAGAATCGATGGTTTTCCCTGATCCGGTAATTGGTATCGCTGTTGAGCCTAAAACTAAAGCTGACCAGGATAAAATGGGTAACGCTCTAGCTAAATTGGCTGAAGAAGATCCTACTTTCACAGTGAGAACTGATGAAGCTTCAGGACAAACTATCATTTCTGGTATGGGTGAGCTTCACTTGGATATCATTGTTGACCGTATGAGAAGAGAATTCAAAGTTGAAGTTAACCAAGGACAGCCTCAGGTAGAATACAAAGAAAACTTAACAAAAGTTGCCAGCCACAGAGAAGTTTACAAAAAGCAGTCTGGTGGAAAAGGTAAATTTGCTGATATCGTATTCGAACTTGGACCTGCAGAAGAAGGTAAAGTTGGTTTAGAATTCATCAATGAGATCAAAGGTGGTAACGTTCCTAGAGAATTTGTTCCTGCAATTGAAAAAGGATTTAAAGCTGCAATGAAGAACGGTCCATTGGCTGGTTTCGAAGTTGAAGGTATTAAAGTTACTCTTAAAGACGGATCTTTCCACGCGGTGGATTCTGATGCACTTTCTTTCGAATTAGCTGCAAAATTAGGATTTAAAGAAGCGGGACGTGCTGCTAAGCCGGTAATTATGGAGCCTATTATGAAACTGGAAGTTGTAACTCCGGAAGAATATATGGGTAACATCATTGGTGACCTTAACAAGAGAAGAGGTACTATCAGTGGACAAGAAGAGAAGAACGGTGCCGTTGTAATCAAAGGTTCAGTTCCATTATCTGAAATGTTCGGTTATGTTACTACTCTAAGAACACTTTCATCAGGAAGAGCTACTTCTTCTATGGAATTAGAGAAGTACCAGGCTACTCCTCAAAACGTTGCTGAAGATATTATCGCTAAAGCAAAAGGTTAA
- the rpsJ gene encoding 30S ribosomal protein S10, translating into MSQRIRIKLKSYDYNLVDKSAEKIVKTVKATGAVVNGPIPLPTNKRIFTVLRSPHVNKKAREQFQLSAHKRLMDIYSSSSKTVDALMKLELPSGVDVEIKV; encoded by the coding sequence ATGTCACAAAGAATCAGAATAAAACTAAAATCTTACGATTACAACTTGGTAGACAAGTCTGCTGAGAAAATCGTAAAAACGGTAAAGGCTACTGGTGCTGTTGTAAACGGTCCTATTCCATTGCCAACGAACAAGAGAATCTTCACAGTGTTGAGATCTCCGCACGTAAACAAGAAAGCTAGAGAGCAGTTCCAATTATCAGCTCACAAGAGACTGATGGATATCTACTCTTCTTCTTCTAAAACTGTTGATGCTCTAATGAAATTAGAGCTTCCTTCAGGAGTTGACGTAGAAATTAAAGTGTGA
- a CDS encoding IS1595 family transposase, producing the protein MDIFSFTAHFGTEEDCRIHFKKQRDKIGVACKCGHKEHFWIKSIWSYECKKCRKRTSLKSGTIMQNSNLSFLIWYKTMFLMSVTKKGFSSKEIQKQLGLKRYEPVWAMVHKLRKAMGTRDEKYTLEGMIEFDEGYFTVESSEIEQEKGVRGRGAAGKQNVAVMAESTPLENIETGEKSKSCRYFKAKVLETHLSLEINETIKESIDNQSIVFTDKSTSYVDISDFVELHITEKSDKETTNETLKWVHITISNAKRNLLGNYHKIKRKYLQLYLNEFIYKLNRRYFGDQLFERLIIANITAV; encoded by the coding sequence ATGGATATATTTAGCTTTACCGCTCATTTTGGGACAGAGGAAGATTGCAGAATTCATTTTAAGAAACAGAGAGATAAGATTGGCGTGGCATGCAAATGTGGTCATAAAGAACATTTCTGGATTAAGAGCATTTGGAGCTACGAATGCAAAAAATGCCGTAAAAGGACTTCTTTGAAAAGCGGCACCATTATGCAGAACTCTAATCTTTCATTTTTAATTTGGTATAAGACAATGTTCTTAATGAGCGTTACAAAAAAAGGATTTTCGTCTAAAGAAATTCAGAAGCAATTGGGATTGAAACGCTATGAGCCTGTTTGGGCAATGGTTCATAAGCTAAGAAAAGCAATGGGAACACGGGACGAAAAATATACTTTAGAAGGAATGATTGAATTTGATGAAGGCTATTTTACAGTAGAATCCAGTGAGATTGAGCAGGAAAAAGGAGTCCGCGGCAGAGGTGCAGCGGGCAAACAAAATGTTGCTGTAATGGCCGAATCTACGCCTTTGGAAAATATAGAGACTGGTGAAAAATCAAAATCCTGCAGATACTTTAAAGCTAAAGTTTTAGAAACGCATCTTTCCCTTGAAATCAACGAAACCATTAAGGAATCGATCGATAATCAAAGTATTGTTTTCACTGATAAAAGTACCTCGTACGTTGATATCTCTGATTTTGTAGAGCTTCATATCACAGAGAAATCGGATAAAGAAACCACAAATGAAACCTTAAAATGGGTTCATATTACCATTAGTAATGCAAAACGGAATTTATTGGGAAATTATCATAAAATCAAAAGAAAATACCTTCAACTGTATTTAAATGAATTTATCTACAAACTAAATCGGAGATATTTCGGCGACCAACTCTTCGAAAGGCTCATTATTGCTAATATTACAGCGGTATGA
- a CDS encoding GLPGLI family protein, which translates to MRYLLIIFLFCFSFSHAQQQGSDKMQIFTYRLVYLPDSTNSDYKKEEDFYLQIKEGKSCFISNTHKYVMQTLRSMEASKADLGSMMSKLPSLPKPQFQSVVYKTQDTISVYDKGAGLGMKYIDPLLMNWELTEEKKMVDIYNCQKAKLSYGGRQWEAWFTNEIPVSDGPHTFHGLPGLIVQISDTQNHFNFSLIQVQSEKDYLLFYDKIFDRYKKVAKTEYFKARVNMRNNYVNTLQGNGVTFRAEDKAAIQRRIDSKKINYIELKP; encoded by the coding sequence ATGAGATATTTATTAATCATTTTTCTGTTTTGCTTCTCTTTTTCTCATGCACAACAGCAGGGTTCTGACAAAATGCAGATATTTACTTACAGGCTGGTATACTTACCTGATTCTACAAACTCAGACTATAAAAAAGAGGAAGATTTTTATCTTCAGATTAAAGAAGGTAAATCGTGTTTCATAAGTAATACCCATAAATATGTGATGCAGACATTACGTTCAATGGAAGCTTCAAAAGCAGATCTAGGAAGTATGATGTCTAAATTGCCAAGTTTACCGAAACCTCAGTTTCAATCTGTTGTCTATAAAACTCAAGATACGATTTCTGTATATGATAAGGGTGCTGGTTTAGGTATGAAATATATTGATCCGCTGCTAATGAATTGGGAACTTACCGAAGAGAAAAAAATGGTTGATATATATAACTGTCAGAAAGCAAAGCTTTCTTATGGAGGAAGACAGTGGGAAGCATGGTTTACAAATGAAATACCGGTTTCTGACGGACCTCATACTTTCCACGGTTTACCAGGTTTAATTGTTCAGATTTCTGATACACAAAATCATTTTAACTTCTCTTTAATCCAGGTGCAGTCAGAAAAAGATTATCTCTTATTTTATGACAAGATTTTCGATCGCTACAAAAAGGTTGCAAAAACGGAGTATTTCAAAGCCAGAGTAAATATGAGAAATAATTATGTAAATACCTTACAGGGTAATGGCGTTACTTTCAGGGCAGAAGACAAAGCAGCGATACAAAGGAGGATTGACAGTAAGAAAATTAATTATATTGAATTAAAACCTTAG